The sequence TACCCTCACTCAAAATCCACAGATGAGAAAGCATAAAAAAACCACCCTCGTCGTGGGTGATCCAGAATAAAAATGGTGGAGGTTAACGGGCTCGAACCGCTGACCCTCTGCTTGTAAGGCAGATGCTCTCCCAACTGAGCTAAACCTCCATGGAAGATAAGTCTAACATATGTATAAGCGAATAACAATGCGTTTGAACTGAAAATTTAAGAAAGAAAACCCACTTGTTTAAAGTGGGTTTTCGCTTAATAATCCAATTGTCGGTAATAACGACGAATTTCTGTAGGATGACAGTTTATTTTCTCAATATGAGCATCAATACGACGGTTAACCGCCATCATTACAAGATGACAAATGTGACCGCGATATTTTTCACTGATCCCTTTCAGTTCATAATCTTTACTATCAATGACTTCATAGTTTGCGCATATACGCGGAATAAAATCGACAACACGTGTTGATAATGGACGAGATGTATCTTCTCCTACGAAGATCGTTACAGGGGTGTCTCGTTCGACAATCTCAAACATACCATGGAAGAATTCAGGTGCTGTAATTGATTTTGTAGGAAGCCAATGTTGTTCTTCCCAATAACACATTGCATAGGAGTACGTTGCACCCCATTGATTCCCTGCACCTACAAAGTAATGCATGGCATCATCGTGATGACGTTTCGCATAAGCTTCCCCAAATGCATCGGCTTTGATTTCCACATCAACAAGTGCTTCAGGTAAGTATTGATCAAATTCTTGATACATTGCTTCATAATCATCAAAATCACCCTTACGTTGCATTAAACGATCCATAAACATAAAGAACTTAAGTTGTTCATTCAGACCGAAAGAGATGGTGTAATCACCCAATTCCGCAAGGATTGAATTAGGTTCATCGACGAATGCGACAATCGTACACCCAACTTCTTTTAAAACCTTAACCGCTGCCACAACCTCTTGTGTTGTCCCAGTTACAGAAGAATAAACGATAATTGAATCTTTAGTAATGTTCTTATTCCCGGTTACTAAGTATTCCGCAGCATGTTCCACATAAATTGGCAGTGAACTCATCTCTTTTACGTGATGAGCAACTTGGAGTGCAGAAGCATAAGTTCCTCCAATCCCTACAAAATAGATACCGTTATAACCTTTATCATGAATTGCATCGGCAACCTTTTCAATTTCAGGTCGAAGGGCTAATCCCCCTTTAAAACTCGCTAATTGCTTTTCTTTATCAAATTTTAACATACGTTTCTCCTATCCAAAGATTCCTAAATAAACACCAGCAATACCTACTACCATCGTGCCAACAATAAGAATAAGGGGATTTACTTTTTTCTTAAGTAACCAATAATAAAGCCATGTTGTTCCTAGACCGACAAGTCCTGGCATAATACCATCCAATATTTCTTGGAAGGGTTGTGCCGTTTCTCCGGTACCAATTTGTAAGGCCAATCCTGTATAAACCATTTCTTTCGACATACCACCAATAACCATGATCCCTAAAATACCTGCTGCCGCAAGAACTTTATCCATCACACCACTTTGTTGCATTTTCTCAAGATAATTAAAACCAATATTGTAACCGAGATGTGCCCCAAAATAACGTGCTAAGAAAGCAGGGATGTTATAGATTAAAAAGTAAGCGATGGGTCCTAGGATATTCCCACTCATTGCAAGTGATAAACCAACACCTAATGCAATAACTCGGATACACCCTACAAAGATCGAGTCTCCAATTCCAGATAAGGGTCCCATTAACGCCGTTTTAATCGCACTAATCGCCGTTGCATCGACCTCTCCATCTTTATGTTTTTCTTCCATCGAACACACAATACCACCAACAAATGGTGCTAATTGGGGTGTAATATTAAAGAATTCAATATGACGTTGTAACGCTTCCGCATAACCTTCTTGATCATCCTTATAGATTTTTTTAAGGGTTGGATCCATCATCATGCCAAATGCAAGATGCATCTGACGTTCATAGTTCCAAGAAAACTCCATGCCTAAACTTCCAGCATTGAAGGCCATCTTGGTAATGTCTTGTTTGGTAATTACACTGTTATTAGAAGTCATCATCATCGTCCTCCACATTTAATCCTGCCGGTGCTTGTCTAAAGCCCCCTAAGAAGTCAAATTTCTCAATTACAATAATGACACCGATAATCGCAATCCCTAATACCGGTACATTGAGATAAGCAGATAAAACAAATCCTAAGAAATAAAATGGAACAAGTTTCTTGTTTAAAATCATACGCATTAACATCGCAAATCCAAGTGCAGGAAGAAGTCCCGCAGCTGCATCCATACCGGCAATAATTTGTTCTGGTATTGCTGCAATAACATTAGACATTGCTTCAGCACCGAAGTAAAATCCAAGGCATACTAACAAGAAACGACGAACTACTGTAATCATCCCAATACTCCAGTGTGCTGTTTTAATACCACCAACACTACCTGCCTCTGCCGATTTATCAGCAATGCGTAGGATAAAGGAATTAACAACGTTAAAGATATTTCCAATTGCAAGTGAGATTAATGCAAGTGGCATAGCAAGCGCAATCGCTGCTTCGGTTCCAGATCCCATTGAGATTGCAAACGCTGTAGCCAGTGTCCCACCAACAATTACATCCGGTGGAATATAGGCACCAATTGACACGGCCCCCATAAAGAATAATTCTAAAGTAGCACCAATAATAACACCTTGTTGAACATCTCCTAAGATAAGTCCAACAATGGGTCCAAGAATAATTGGGCGATTAATATACAGTGATCCCAGTTGATCCCCGAAGACACCCAATGCCGCTACTAAACCAATCAATATTGCTTGTAACATGAATTCTTCCTCCTTTTATAGTTTTACTACCTGCTTTGAGTCGCTGGATAACATCCGTATTTCTACTTCTTTTCCAGCATCCATTAATTCCTTCAACAATTTCTTATCGGTTTCACTGACAAAGATGGCTTTACTGATTTGTTCATCATCACCTTCTTTTTTCGTTCCACCAAGGTTAATGGATTGAATCTGTGGACATGCTTGCGCAAGCTGATACGCAACGTCAATGGTCCGTACGACAATTAACAGCTGATACTTATCTGTAACGCCACTGTTTAATGCGTTTATTGCATCTTCAACATTCTTTATGACTAACTTAACATTGGCTGGTTTTGCCAGTTTCAATGTGGTCTTCCAAATATCATCGGAAACGACATCATCATCTGCAATCAAGATACAGTCTGCACCCAGGGCATTGGTCCATGAGAATGCAACCTGTCCATGTAAGAGACGATGGTCAACACGACATAATACAATCATAAGTTCCTCCTAAAATTCGTCTTCGACGTCCATTCCAACAAGATCGTCATTACAATATCGTAATGACATACGACACGCTTCGATCTTTTCTATAAGTTCTTCACGCGTTATGGGGCCTTGAATTTCAACCATGATTGAAATAATAAGCGCTAGATTAACGCCGGCAATGAGATGGAAATCACGGCTCCCCAATAACTTCATAAACTCTGTATTGACACTTCCGCCATAAATATCCGTCATGACCACCAAATCATCTTCAAGAGGGATTCCCTCGAAGCACATCATAATTTCTTGTGTGAGATCATGATGATCAACGTAGGCAGAAATAATATGAACGGAATCCACATCTCCGACAATGGCTTTGACGGCACTGTAGAATCCTTCGGCCAGGTGTTTATGACTTGCGATAATATAGTGTTTCATTTAGATCCCTCCCTGTTCTTTATATTTCGTTAAACTTTGTAAATCCGCATCACCTGGTTTTGCTTCATAACATTGTTTGGCTGTTTCCAGCGAGTAATAACCTTGATACTTATTTTGATTAAATTTTGTAAGATCTTCCTGCATGTTTCGATGTCCATCCCCCCATGCACAATGTCCTGAATCCACAAAATGCACATGAACAATATCTTCTTTAAAAACATTAAAGTAATCATCAATTGTTTCTTCAGCCTGGGTCATTGCCCCAAGGTCCAGACAAATTTTTAAGTTTTCACACGCCACGGCATCTTGATATGCTTTCAAATCTTGAACAGTATTCACCAAGCGTGATTCATAAGGCTGTAATGCCTCAATGGCAAGAAGAATTCCTTTCGCTTGCGCATGAATACACAATCTTCGCATCATTGCGACACTGCGTTGATAGGCAGCTTCAAGGGGTTCGTCATAAAATGCCCAACCACTTGTTACCACCACCAGATTCGCAGCGACTGTATGTGCAATATCAATCATATTACGGAAGTAAGCATACACACGATTTTGTTGTTCAAGTGATCCTGTCGCCATGTTATGGGGCTTAGGATTTGTCTGTTCTGGACAGATTGCGATAATCTGTAACCCAAAATGTTCTGCATGGGTTTTAAGTGCAAAAGAATCATCATACTGTTGGTAATCCACAAAGAAATGATGTGGACTGGTCCATATCTCACATGCATCAAAACCTAAACTTGAAATGGTTTTAAAAAATGTATTTAAACTATAATATCGATAGTGACTGTTCATTGCTGATAGTTTCAAAATGAATCATCCTCTCCATGCTCTCGATTTTTATCATTTTCAATATAGTCATAAAGGAGTGCAATCTCCGATACCGGCAACATGACATTATAATGTTCGAGCATAGGGCCAAAACTATCATTCACATCACGAATAAAGGCTTGATGATCTTTCTCAAAGCGCTTCACGTCCTTATAGTCGTCAATAGCTGTTTTGGTTACCAGTCGTTCAATTAAGAAGCAGACATGAATATAAATACCAATAATCGTCTTACTCTGGAATGTCTTTTGCATCTTGCGTTCTAAATGAGATGTGGAATCACTGACAAAGTTCAAAAGTTTGTTTGCATTTAGAATCGTTAGATTCTGCATCACATTTTGAAGTGAAAAGTTTTTAAGCAGATTCCGGTTAAACACTTCAATCTCATCTGCATCCAGATAATCTTCCAAGGCCTTATCCACAATGGAAATATCTTTAAAACTGACAATATCCTCCAAACTTACACTGCGAATCGAATCCAGCGGTAATGAGTGTGGTTTCACCATCAACATCACTTCAAACTTATCAAATAAGGGATCCTTTAAGCCATTTGTTAATAATTCTTTAAAGTCATACCGAATAAAACGAAGATCAATGGATTTAGGCAAGGACTGTTTAAAGAGGTTAACCATCCGATCTGCAACGGATACCCCTGCATCACTCACAAAGACCATGGCTTTTGTTTTCTCTGCACGATTCAAGATTTTATACTTGGTAACGGCTTGCTTCGAAGCTTTCGCTAAGATTTCTTCCAGTGGATATTCTTGACGAACCATTGAACCAATATGCAAGGCAATTGCCGTTGAACTGTTATTAATGACACCAACATTTAAATCTTTGAGAATGCGATCCCCAATTAATTCCAACGATCCCATATCGACCAGTAAAATCAAATTCTTATAATACGGATTTAAGGCGATATAGTCATTCACCTTCATAATGATTTCTTCACTGCTACTATCCAGTGGCATATCAAAGGCATCAAAAATATGTTCCTCTAACAACTGATTGGCAGCATCCGCAATACTGCTTGCCGTCGAGTATCCATGCGATACAATTACGGCCGCCGTATCTTTGTGTTTAATGTTGTCGTTATAGAAATAAATATTTAGGATTAGAAAGATTAGATTAAAATCATTAAGATTTAACTCTAAAGCTTGGTAGATCATCTTTGAAATCTCATTTGAAATCATGAAAATGTCATACATTTCTTCTTTTAAGAACTCTAATAAAGCATTGATATCGTTACGATGTTTATACGTCCACCGATCAAGTTTTATTTTTTCATGTGATGTTGACAACAAAACCCGTGATAAGACAAAACTGCAATTGCTGGGAATGTTGATTTTGTTTTTTTGTTTCACATCTTCAAGCACATCATCAATAATTTTCTCAAGTCCATATACTTTTTGAAGGCTATACGATTGATCAAAAATCATCAAATCATAATAATTACGCATCGACTCAAAATCTTGTGCTAACATCTCACGATACGATAGTTGATTGCTTTGGAAACCGTTAAACGCTTTTAAGATGTTTTTAAATAAATGCACGATCTTATCCGTTGATTCATGAATGACATACGTATCAATTTCAATAAGCTGCTTCATATCTTGTTCATTTGAGATGGTGTAGTTCAATTTATCTTCTGGTAAATGATATAAGTGACAATGCATGACACCTTGTTGCGCTGATTCAAGGGCTGTTGCACAGATGCGCGTGATGCATTTTTTTAACTCATGAATGTCTTCATCAAATTTGAGTTGAAGCAACGCTTCCAACAGTTTGTATGAAATAAAGATTTTTAAGCCAAGTTTTTGTTGTTCTTGCTTAAAGAATTTCAGGATGAAGTGTTCTTTTTCCTGAGTTCCACGTTGATCAAAGTGCGGAATCTTGCATATAATTGGAAGACTTTGAAGTAATGAATAATCAAAGGCATCTTCGGGATTATAAGAAGTTCCAAAAACCAAGCGGCAATGGACCTTCACAACCTTGCGGTCTTTGGTGTAATAACCATCTTTAATAACATTGGATACTTGATATTGGATGTCTGGACGCATTCGATCTGCATGTTCAAGATAGAGCACACCAATTTCTTTCTGTTCCAACAAACCACTTTGTGTTTCATCCCCAAAAAGCAAACGTTCATAATCACATTGTGGATCAATAAATTTTAGATGATAGACGCTTTGTCCTGTTTGAATTAAGTCATGCTCCACACAAAATTTATGAATCATACGCGATAAATACGTCTTACCACTTCCGCGCTTTCCAAACAATACAATCGGTAATCCACGGCCTGGATAAAGCAGGGCTGACTTAATTTGTTGAACGATGTGACTTAACGATCCATCAAAACCAATTAAATCTTGGAAGGAATCATACCCTTCCGAACTTTGTATTTCATCCATGAGTGCTTTAACACTTAAATACTCACGCGATACATTTTGAACACGATAGCGCTTCTCAAATTCGTGTTTATCAAAGTAATACACCGGTCGTGACGATACCTTAATCAAAAGCCCCTCATGAAACAATTCATTTAAGTATTGCGATACTAAGGAACGGCTTAAGTGTAACGATTCTGAAATCACTGCGGTTGTGAGTAAGGAAAAGTCATGATCGAGTAGAATTTGTGTTTCGAAAACAAGATACTGATAAATTTGTTCTTTTGTATTCATAGATACTCCTTCTTTTTCAATGGTGACTTTAACTGTCTCTATTGTACGAAGGGGATGAGATTTCGTCTTTAGTTTCATCATTCTTCGACAAAAACACTTAAAATCCACCAATTTCTAACACTGAACGATACTTTCGACACTTAATTATCAGTTATAAGCGATATTGTGGGGATACTGTCGAAAGACGCGTTGATACCCTAAGATTACCACACAGCCAATTCAAATCGAACGATTCCATAAATGTCTCATCATATGCTCATTTACCGCTCATCACATAAAGACACACATTTCTTTCACTTTTTATTGACAGCGGTTACACCACGTGCTAATATGTGCTTGTAAGATAGGATTGTTACTGAAGAAGGCAAGACCTACAAATATGGCGATACGCTATTTTTGTAGGTCTTTTTATATCTTCACGTAACAATTTCTAAATCATATAGAAAAGGAGAAGTGACTTATATGATGAAACATTTACAGAAATTAGGCCGTGCCTTAATGCTTCCAGTAGCGGTATTACCGGCTGCAAGTTTATTAATGGGTATTGGTTATTGGATTGACCCTGTTGGATGGGGAGCTAACAGTGTTCTTGCCGCTTTCTTAATTGGATCGGGTAAAGCAATCATTGATAAACTTCCGATTATCTTTGCGGTCGGGATTGCTTATGGATTATCAAATGATAAAGATGGGGCTGCTTCCTTAAGTGGACTCGTTGGTTTCTTAATGATTACCACATTACTCTCTGTGGGATCTGTAGCAAACTTAAAAGGAATTGCACCTGAAGCTGTGAATGCAGCATTTGGGAAAATTGATAATGCCTTTATTGGTATTATTTCTGGGGTAGTTGGTGCATTAATGTACAACAAATTTTCCAAAACAGAACTCCCAACCGCACTCGCATTCTTTAGTGGTAAACGCTTGGCACCAATTATGACTGCAGTTGTGATGATGCCAATCTCCATTGCATTACTTTATATCTGGCCAATCGTCTATGGTGGACTTGTATCCTTTGGTACCGCAATCTCATCCATGGGTCCTCTGGGAGCAGGTTTATTTGGGTTCTTCAACCGTCTCTTAATCCCTACAGGATTACACCACGCTTTAAACTCCGTATTTTGGTTTGATACGATTGGTATTAATGACATTGGAAATTTCTGGGGTGGTACCGGTGTTAAAGGAATTACCGGAATGTATCAAGCTGGATTCTTCCCAGTTATGATGTTTGGACTCTGTGGTGCTGGTCTTGCAATGTATCAATCGGCAAAACCTGAAAATAAAAAAGTTGTGGGATCACTCATGCTTGCAGCTGGATTCTCAGCATTCTTTACTGGGGTAACAGAACCGATTGAATTCTCATTTATGTTCGTAGCTCCAGCATTATACTTAGTACACGCAATCCTAACAGGACTTTCATTATTTATTGTTTCATCCTTTGGATGGACAGCAGGATTTGGATTTAGTGCTGGATTTGTTGACTTATTCTTAAGCTCACGTCTACCACTT is a genomic window of Erysipelothrix amsterdamensis containing:
- a CDS encoding SIS domain-containing protein — encoded protein: MLKFDKEKQLASFKGGLALRPEIEKVADAIHDKGYNGIYFVGIGGTYASALQVAHHVKEMSSLPIYVEHAAEYLVTGNKNITKDSIIVYSSVTGTTQEVVAAVKVLKEVGCTIVAFVDEPNSILAELGDYTISFGLNEQLKFFMFMDRLMQRKGDFDDYEAMYQEFDQYLPEALVDVEIKADAFGEAYAKRHHDDAMHYFVGAGNQWGATYSYAMCYWEEQHWLPTKSITAPEFFHGMFEIVERDTPVTIFVGEDTSRPLSTRVVDFIPRICANYEVIDSKDYELKGISEKYRGHICHLVMMAVNRRIDAHIEKINCHPTEIRRYYRQLDY
- the nagE gene encoding N-acetylglucosamine-specific PTS transporter subunit IIBC; the encoded protein is MMKHLQKLGRALMLPVAVLPAASLLMGIGYWIDPVGWGANSVLAAFLIGSGKAIIDKLPIIFAVGIAYGLSNDKDGAASLSGLVGFLMITTLLSVGSVANLKGIAPEAVNAAFGKIDNAFIGIISGVVGALMYNKFSKTELPTALAFFSGKRLAPIMTAVVMMPISIALLYIWPIVYGGLVSFGTAISSMGPLGAGLFGFFNRLLIPTGLHHALNSVFWFDTIGINDIGNFWGGTGVKGITGMYQAGFFPVMMFGLCGAGLAMYQSAKPENKKVVGSLMLAAGFSAFFTGVTEPIEFSFMFVAPALYLVHAILTGLSLFIVSSFGWTAGFGFSAGFVDLFLSSRLPLANKPYMIVVFGVVYFVIYYVLFRFLIVKFNIKTPGREEVLLDDTILAASDSKFAHQAEIILNALGGKENVKSVDYCTTRLRLELFETENIDEKAIKGTGAAGIVRPGGSSLQVIVGTNVQFVADEFKNLIK
- a CDS encoding PRD domain-containing protein, whose protein sequence is MNTKEQIYQYLVFETQILLDHDFSLLTTAVISESLHLSRSLVSQYLNELFHEGLLIKVSSRPVYYFDKHEFEKRYRVQNVSREYLSVKALMDEIQSSEGYDSFQDLIGFDGSLSHIVQQIKSALLYPGRGLPIVLFGKRGSGKTYLSRMIHKFCVEHDLIQTGQSVYHLKFIDPQCDYERLLFGDETQSGLLEQKEIGVLYLEHADRMRPDIQYQVSNVIKDGYYTKDRKVVKVHCRLVFGTSYNPEDAFDYSLLQSLPIICKIPHFDQRGTQEKEHFILKFFKQEQQKLGLKIFISYKLLEALLQLKFDEDIHELKKCITRICATALESAQQGVMHCHLYHLPEDKLNYTISNEQDMKQLIEIDTYVIHESTDKIVHLFKNILKAFNGFQSNQLSYREMLAQDFESMRNYYDLMIFDQSYSLQKVYGLEKIIDDVLEDVKQKNKINIPSNCSFVLSRVLLSTSHEKIKLDRWTYKHRNDINALLEFLKEEMYDIFMISNEISKMIYQALELNLNDFNLIFLILNIYFYNDNIKHKDTAAVIVSHGYSTASSIADAANQLLEEHIFDAFDMPLDSSSEEIIMKVNDYIALNPYYKNLILLVDMGSLELIGDRILKDLNVGVINNSSTAIALHIGSMVRQEYPLEEILAKASKQAVTKYKILNRAEKTKAMVFVSDAGVSVADRMVNLFKQSLPKSIDLRFIRYDFKELLTNGLKDPLFDKFEVMLMVKPHSLPLDSIRSVSLEDIVSFKDISIVDKALEDYLDADEIEVFNRNLLKNFSLQNVMQNLTILNANKLLNFVSDSTSHLERKMQKTFQSKTIIGIYIHVCFLIERLVTKTAIDDYKDVKRFEKDHQAFIRDVNDSFGPMLEHYNVMLPVSEIALLYDYIENDKNREHGEDDSF
- a CDS encoding PTS system mannose/fructose/sorbose family transporter subunit IID — translated: MMTSNNSVITKQDITKMAFNAGSLGMEFSWNYERQMHLAFGMMMDPTLKKIYKDDQEGYAEALQRHIEFFNITPQLAPFVGGIVCSMEEKHKDGEVDATAISAIKTALMGPLSGIGDSIFVGCIRVIALGVGLSLAMSGNILGPIAYFLIYNIPAFLARYFGAHLGYNIGFNYLEKMQQSGVMDKVLAAAGILGIMVIGGMSKEMVYTGLALQIGTGETAQPFQEILDGIMPGLVGLGTTWLYYWLLKKKVNPLILIVGTMVVGIAGVYLGIFG
- a CDS encoding sugar phosphate isomerase/epimerase family protein, giving the protein MKLSAMNSHYRYYSLNTFFKTISSLGFDACEIWTSPHHFFVDYQQYDDSFALKTHAEHFGLQIIAICPEQTNPKPHNMATGSLEQQNRVYAYFRNMIDIAHTVAANLVVVTSGWAFYDEPLEAAYQRSVAMMRRLCIHAQAKGILLAIEALQPYESRLVNTVQDLKAYQDAVACENLKICLDLGAMTQAEETIDDYFNVFKEDIVHVHFVDSGHCAWGDGHRNMQEDLTKFNQNKYQGYYSLETAKQCYEAKPGDADLQSLTKYKEQGGI
- a CDS encoding PTS sugar transporter subunit IIA, which codes for MKHYIIASHKHLAEGFYSAVKAIVGDVDSVHIISAYVDHHDLTQEIMMCFEGIPLEDDLVVMTDIYGGSVNTEFMKLLGSRDFHLIAGVNLALIISIMVEIQGPITREELIEKIEACRMSLRYCNDDLVGMDVEDEF
- a CDS encoding PTS mannose/fructose/sorbose/N-acetylgalactosamine transporter subunit IIC, whose amino-acid sequence is MLQAILIGLVAALGVFGDQLGSLYINRPIILGPIVGLILGDVQQGVIIGATLELFFMGAVSIGAYIPPDVIVGGTLATAFAISMGSGTEAAIALAMPLALISLAIGNIFNVVNSFILRIADKSAEAGSVGGIKTAHWSIGMITVVRRFLLVCLGFYFGAEAMSNVIAAIPEQIIAGMDAAAGLLPALGFAMLMRMILNKKLVPFYFLGFVLSAYLNVPVLGIAIIGVIIVIEKFDFLGGFRQAPAGLNVEDDDDDF
- a CDS encoding PTS sugar transporter subunit IIB gives rise to the protein MIVLCRVDHRLLHGQVAFSWTNALGADCILIADDDVVSDDIWKTTLKLAKPANVKLVIKNVEDAINALNSGVTDKYQLLIVVRTIDVAYQLAQACPQIQSINLGGTKKEGDDEQISKAIFVSETDKKLLKELMDAGKEVEIRMLSSDSKQVVKL